GCATCTTTCGCCTTCAACCGACGGTCACACGACTCACAAAACTTCACTTTCCGACCTCCACATATCGAGGAAGACTACGAGTTCAGTTGTAGTAATAGCCCCGCGTATCCACTTTCTCTATTTTCAAGCCATAAAAAACACCAATACAAAAAAACCTCAAAGAAACCAACAGTCGAGAAAGGCCATGATGAGATATACATTGATGTTGCGGTTATAAAAGCGTTAGAGATGCTAACAAGCGCGACCGCTTCTCCGATGTTACCAGGGTTTGGAAACGGAAAGAGCCCGATGGTTAGGCAGTTAAGGGTAACTGATTCCCCGTTTCCATTAAGTAACAGTGAGGAGGATAGTTATGTTGATGAGGCTGCTGAGAAGTTTATAATGAAGTTTTATAACGAGTTGAGACGACAAAACTAAACTCTTTGGGGGGAAGTTGTAAATCTTGAACTTATCAGGGGGTAATTATGCACTATATGTCTTGTGCTGTGTTTGATATGTAAATTGCAGCCAGTGTATTTGTTTCGAAGCTTCTCTGATAATTCATCGATGACTGCGCTTTGTTTGAGTCAAGTATCAAAATATATACTACTGTACTCTGTATGTATTTAAGTTGTAAGGTTTATGACAGaaattaatagataaataaatactttGAAACGTCTATGTATTTTGATGCTTGTTATTTTACTGTTGCATTGTGATTTACGAGTATATAAAGTAGCTTACATATATAATCCCTATCGATAACtagttttacattttaaaaaaggaaaatgcatAAAAAGGGTGTACCTTTTCATATCAAATGTCCActcctgatttttatggtaattatacaattatttgaTACAACTTAACAAAAGCCCTTAAGGAtttatttagcaaaaccttAAAAAATCATACTAATATTTTGATGCAGTATATGCACGTGCAAGTACATCATAGTTAAACATTGTACAATTAATACCAAATTCCTACGGTCCTTTTCAAAAAGATTTGGTAAtatcaagatttttttttgagACTGTCACATATTTTAGGATTTGGAATCAAATCTGTACTAGAATCTCTCTCTAGATTTGTTTAGTTGTAATACTTCAATTTGTTTAAATGTTATGTTatgaatattattaatttttggaaaatgataaatagtgcataaaaaatttatatcttttatattaaaaacgtcacatcttgaattttatgataaatatataactatttaatgcatctaAACTACCGTCTttaagagtttatttagcaaaaacCTAAAGTAATGTCATAATGATCATAGATAATTTTCCAATGATATAAATTTTACATGACATTTGTACAAGGCTAAGTGAACTaaacaacatatataacaaTCAATGCGAATAAGCCTAGTAGTAGCCTAAAAGCCAATAATAACAAGCCTAACTGGTTAGAAGCATTACCAGTTTTATCCAAAATCTTTAATTCGATTTTCATAAATAGCAAGTCTTGGAGGTTTTtttcctctgaatacttgtaactgCTTATGGTCAACATTTCCTTGTATTGAGTATGTGCAAGGATTCACCATCATACGCTGAGAGTTCTCAGATGTCGTATATCTTAGACTGAATGTTTAGGAAAAAATATAGCCTTAAgatcaaaaaaattttatgattttctcACAAAAAGCTTAATCAAAGTGtataattactaaaaaatatagattGACAAGAACATCATTGAACCACCATATATCTTTTTGTGTCATTGTAAATATGGCTATCAGATGTGATTTCGCGATAACAATATGGCAGATTATTAAGCAATGGTGTAGATTCCCTCTCTCTAATATTGACTCTATAAGTAAGGTAATGGCCCTGGTGAAGTCGACTAgcaacaacaaaaagaaaagaaaatggctGGAGGGGGTGATAATGACAACAATTTGGTGTATTTGGCTTGCAAGAAATGAACTTACCTTCAAGGGAAAGCAACCTAATGTAGCGGCAATATGTCTTATTTGTGGATAAATAACAGGGCAAAAACTTGCAATTTTCAATGATGTAATTAGAGTATTAGTGGCATATAATCATGTAATACACCATTGTAGTAAAAGTTATGTGTAATATTCGGCTCTAGTTGTTTGCTAGTCTAAGttgtacaatgtaatttttacaTCTTAATGAAATCTGATTgttcaaagtaaaaaaaaaaaatgtcctAGCCATTTTTACAGATTTTACGAGACCTTGCCTTGAATGATCTAAGAATGCCATGCTCTTATTATTAATGATGAGACAAAGTACCtgcgcgttgtggcggtgagatggtgggggtgataggtcatagagtgtgatagtcaatgtcttagccgtacagACTCCgacatcggatttaaaaattcgtcgaatgTATATCGAATGccctttctaatgaaagagcatgaaattttaagaacactcatacaacttctataatttatcaatttacggtttttgagataaaagattttgaatgaattggaggaacaaaatgatttatggagaagagaaaaaaaataagtggttgagatttaaggagagagacgAAAATGAGtagttaaaagttgaaaaaatttgaaagaaacaaatgtttttataatgtagtagagataggAGAAATACTATGAGTACTTTCCACCTTCCACTTCCAGTTGCCTAGTTTTGTGTAAGTTTAATTGGTTCGTTCGATGTGTCATTTTAATTAAGCGGAAGTTTAATGTAAACTTGGTTGTCTAGCTCACTATACAAAGTCAAGCTAGTTCCTAACGGGGTAATTCATACATTAATTAATGCTAACATAACGATATACTCGTAATACACATTTCCGTGTATTTTTGATCGCTCATATAAATCCGTCAGCGACTCCATAACTCCTAAGCTCCATCTCGTAATCGAAAGACTTTTCTTGAGTAAAAAGCAATTTAGTCAAATTTAAAGGTGCATAGTAGCCCACGTCGTCTTATAGTACTTTGCAGGCTTTGTAAGTTTGTTTAAAGTGTATGTTTATGATACTATTTCATATTTGGTTCCAACAGTAATTTGAAACTtttataaaggaaaatgatatccGTATAACAAGTAATGATAAGTCCACCACATATAAGCATTATCGGCTTATACTGTACGCTATAAAATTTGTACACtatgataaattaatcaaaaataatgatactattatcatttctcttttaCGAAGAATCTAATTTTTGTGTAGTCACAATGTTTTGAGAGCCACCTTGAATGCTTTAATTTTGTGAACGTGGATGTGAAATTTACAACGTTTGATTGGCCGGTCGGATTCTTGACACCGGTGCCACGGTGGCATTTTGATTCTATATGCGTTTTCTTTTTTCTCCCTGTTTTTCTAGTTTGCTATAATGTCTATATggtccctttttttttatagcatCTTAACTTTCTCTATGACAAATGAGCGCACACCGTATTTTACGGTtttgaaaactatatattaaattacttaaatttttcttttttctttttaaatggcaatatattaataaaaaagactTCTACCAAAAAAAATAGAAGTCaatacaaaagaaaaggaataaatacaagtacaatgtTTCTGATGCAAACCCGTATTAACCCCAAGGAAAACGACCTAAAGAACAACAAGTCCATATATACGACTATAAGAAAAGAAGAGGGTTTTGCAACCACTCGTCCGCGACACGCAAATTTTACGACACCTACTCGTGACCCACAAAAAGGATTGAGAGACAATGAAGTCAAACATGACGTCCATTCTTTGAGAACCCGGAACGAAAACTTGTTCATTACGATGTTTCCAAACTGCCCAaagcataaaaaaatttgatggCCTCGATACACCGTTTCTTGGAGATTTTAATATGCATATCATCAATGGATTTAAAAATATCCCCAAATTTCCTAGCACCACAATAGGGAGATTCAACCAAGTAGAAATTAAATCCCATAACTTAATCGTCACTCTACAGCTTAGTAAAAGATGAGTTGTATTAGTAAAAGATGAGTTGTAGATTCCACCCCACttgtacataaaggacaaagaGCAGAAGGAATGTCGATTCCTTTATTAGATAAATTTTTCTTACTTGTATATATgcaaaatttcatatttataaaattttgtacaAATTGATGGTGCAATAACACGATACTCATATTGGCCTTTTAATACTTAATTTCCCtagatattaataataagtACCAACAAAATCGATCCTACTTCTTGGCAAGGTCTTACTAAGTATATTTTACGGCTCAAGAGATATAATGCATCTTGCAATGGAATCTCAAACATGACAAGTCATGACAACATATCATTACTATATGATAATGAAAATAAGTTTATCGTCAtattataatgaaaataatTTCAGAAACTAGGGATATAAATTGAAAAGCAGTTGTTGAGTGTGGGAAATTAAAAGCCAAAAGTATCGGTAACGTGTTAGGCGAAAGTGTAAAACCAGGTGAAATTGAGGGACACATGTTTGTTTTTAAAGTTGATATATGGGGTTTAATTACCACCTTTTTTACTTGAATGAAGAAGTGGTTGGAGTTTGATTGCTTCAGCAATTATTGGTGCTTAAAAGTAATTCCATTTACATGAATTGGTCCTCCCATAATACACATACTCACTGTTACATTTCCACCAACACATATCTCATATATTTCACaactaattaataacaaaaaccttttatagttttatccACGCAACGCAGCcttttttacatattaaaaaataataatactagtACAACTTTATTGCTTTACAAGTGTTCCCTAGCTTCACCGTAGGAAACTAAAAAGAAGACTTGTAAATTACAAAATTACAACAATGCATTATCCATAATCTCTAAGTCTAGCTTTGCTGATTTTTATTATACGTTCTCGATGTTCTGTTGTCATATTCAAAGCTTCGTATAGAATAAAGGATGAAATAACTCAAAAATTGATTACTTCTCAAAATGTTTGGAAATAAATTGTTTGTATCAATTCGACATAATGACTACTTAAAAATCATAGAGTTTAACAGATCAAAGGTATATGTAATCATGCATTACACTATTACTACTTGCGCGTTGTAATTGTAAGTATCATATATCGAAGTATATTATATTGAGATTAgccaaattatacatatttagcGTTTTTTTATAGGCTAATATCCGTTACTTATGCAATTTATGTTTGTTGATGGTAAATTTAGTTACTTTTGTAGGTCTATCGGTGATTTACGTGCTTATTGAGTTATTTAGAAAATCTTTAAGACAAGATCTGGTCTTACTTATTAATTATAACTTCTCTTTATTTTTGTGGGTTTATCTCCTTACACCGTAAGACCCGATCAAAAATTGACAATTATGTTATTTGTGCTTTTTATCAACATAGACATGAGTATTTTTATGATTACTTACGTATACAATAGATTCTGACCTTTTAAACTCATTTGGAAATGTAGCAAAAAGTTCCAACGGGCTGCTTTGGGACTCATATTTGACCCACCGAATCACACCCGTTTTAAATGAGTCTTATTTCTTTTGAAAGACTTAATCACATGAAAACATTatctatttttagattttaccGAAACAATATACACAACAAGTTATAGCCACTTCAAAACCGCAAAAAATACAAATCTTTAAGACCAGATCTGTTCTTACTtactaattataacttttttcttatttttgtggGTTTTTTACCTTTACAAAGTAATACCCGCTCgaaaaatgacaattttgttatttgtactttttatcaacataaacataagtATGTTTATTAGTACATACGTATACAATAGATTCAGGCCTTTTAAATTCATTGGGAAATAAAGCAAAAAGCTCCAACAAGCTGATTTGGGAGTCATATTTCACCCACCGAAACACACTAGTTTTAAATGAgtcttatttcttttaaaaggcCTAATCACATGCTAACATTAcctattttttgattttaccaAAACAATATACACAAGAAGTTATAGCCACTTCAAAACCGCAAATAATGCAAATCTTTAAGACCAAATCTGGTCTTACAtactaattataactttttcttatttttgtgtGTTTGTTGCCTTTACACGGTAAGACTCGATCAAAACATGtcaattttgttatttgtacTCTTTATCAACATATgcataagtatgtttataatTACATACGTATACAATAGATTCCGGCCTTTTAAACTCAATTTGAAATCTAGCAAAAAGTTCCAACTGGCTGATTTGGGACTCATATTTGACTCACCGAAATACACCCGTTTTAAGTGAgtattatttcttttgaaaggccttATCACATGCTAACATTacctatttttaaattttacaggAACATTATACACAAGAAGTTATAGCCACTTGAAAACCGcaaaaaatacaagtttttaagaCCAGATCTGGTCTTACTtactaattataattttttattatttttgtggGCTTGTCACCTTTACACGGTAAAACACGAttgaaaaatgacaattttgttatttgtacTCTTTATCAACATAGACATAAGTATGTTTATGATTACATACGTATACAATAGATTCCTGCCTTCTAAACTCAATTGAAAATCTAGCAAAAAACTCCAAACGGGCTGATTTGGGACTCATATTTGACCCACCAAAACACACCCGTTTTAAgtaagttttatttcttttgaaaggcCCGGTCACATGCTAACATTACTTATTTCTAGATTTTACCCAAACAAGATACACAAGAAGTTATTGCCATTTCAAAACCGCAAAAAATGTAAATCTTTAAGACCAGATCTGGTCTTACTtactaattataactttttttttatttttgtaggtGTGTTGCTTTTACACGGTAAAAGCCGAACGAAAATTGACATTTATGTTATTTGTACTCTTTATCAACATAGACATAACtatatttatgattatataCGTATACAATAGATTCCGGCCTTTTAAACTCATTTGGAAATATAGCAATAAGCTATAACGGGCTGCTTTGGGAATCATATTTGACCCACTTAAACACACGCGTTTTAAGTGAGTTTTATTTCTGTTGAAAGGCCTAATCACGTGGTAACATTAcctatttttagattttaccGAAACAATATAATCAAGAAGTTATAGCCACTTGAAAGTCACAAAAATTGCAAATCTTTAAGATCGGATCTGGTCTTACTtactaattataactttttcttatttttgtggGTTTGTTGCCTTATACGGTAAGACCATATCCAAAAATGACAATATTGTTATTTGCACTCTTTATTAACACAGACATAAGTATGTTTATGATTACATACGGATACAATGGATTTAATACTCATTTGGAAATTTACTAAAAAACTCTAACGGGATTCTTTGGGACTCATATTTGACCTAACAAAACAAACCCGTTTTAAGTGAGTCTTATTTCTTTTGAAGTGTCTAATTACATGCTAACATTACCTACTTTTAGATTTTTTTGAAACAACATATGTAATAAGTTATAGACACTTCAAAccgtaaaaaaaaacatttctttATGACTAGATCTAGTGTTACTtacaaattataactttttcttatttttgtggGTTTGTTACCTTTACACGGTAAGACCCGATCGGAAAatgacaatttttttatttgtactatttatcaacataaacataagtatgtttatgattacatacatatacaatagaTTCCAACATTTCAAACTCAATTGGAAATTAGCAAACAACTCCAATGGGCTGCTATGAGACTCATATTTGACCCATCAAAACACATCAGTTTTAAGTGagtcttatttattttgaaaggcTTAATCACTTGTTAACATTACCTATTTTAAGATTTTACCGAAACAATATACACAAGAAGTTATAGCCACTTCAAAACCGCAAAAATTGTATTTCTTTAAGACCAGATCTGCTCTTACTtactaattataactttttcttatttttagggGTTTGTTGTCTTGACACGGTAAGACCCGATCAGAAAATGACAATATTGTTATTTGCACTCTTTATCAACA
The Erigeron canadensis isolate Cc75 chromosome 2, C_canadensis_v1, whole genome shotgun sequence DNA segment above includes these coding regions:
- the LOC122588355 gene encoding uncharacterized protein LOC122588355, which produces MEQNLPLVAKRVWNLVRLMLFILRKNICKKKLLLDVNMMMKRGKVAGKALQNLMFHHHHNWASFAFNRRSHDSQNFTFRPPHIEEDYEFSCSNSPAYPLSLFSSHKKHQYKKTSKKPTVEKGHDEIYIDVAVIKALEMLTSATASPMLPGFGNGKSPMVRQLRVTDSPFPLSNSEEDSYVDEAAEKFIMKFYNELRRQN